From Macadamia integrifolia cultivar HAES 741 unplaced genomic scaffold, SCU_Mint_v3 scaffold472, whole genome shotgun sequence, a single genomic window includes:
- the LOC122068862 gene encoding putative disease resistance RPP13-like protein 1 isoform X1 encodes MSAVGQLFGGSFLQVALDRFASPELLEFLILWEIDLDEVESLKRTSAMIQALSDEAEVKQFNNGAVKLWLDHLKQLLYDAEDILDEYATELLRLKLESAHQTQQTMKLQSVTKKIVEVQYRRNLFYKSADYVMQRVHFIISGCINNDKREMISTHLKSLVINTSCTKIMIQGIIQSNSIFIDTSLKHLYLTTYIKCSAKEIIDQTIG; translated from the exons atgtcaGCTGTGGGACAGCTTTTCGGAGGGTCCTTCCTTCAAGTGGCCTTGGACAGATTTGCGTCTCCTGAGTTGCTGGAATTCTTAATCCTATGGGAAATCGACTTGGATGAAGTGGAGTCACTGAAGCGGACATCAGCCATGATTCAGGCCCTATCTGATGAAGCTGAAGTGAAGCAATTCAACAATGGTGCTGTCAAACTTTGGCTcgaccacctcaaacaactccTTTATGATGCAGAAGACATACTGGATGAATATGCCACTGAACTTCTACGGCTGAAATTGGAATCTGCTCACCAGACCCAACAG ACCATGAAGCTTCAATCGGTCACCAAAAAAATCGTGGAAGTTCAGTACAGGAGGAATCTGTTCTACAAGTCAGCAGATTATGTCATGCAGAGGGTACACTTCATAATATCTGG CTGCATCAACAATGACAAGAGGGAGATGATATCAACACATTTGAAGTCTCTTGTGATAAATACTTCATGCACTAAAATCATGATTCAAGGCATCATTCAGTCTAACAGCATTTTCATAGATACGTCACTAAAACATTTGTATCTAACTACATACATAAAGTGCTCTGcaaaagagataatagatcaGACCATTGGATAA
- the LOC122068862 gene encoding putative disease resistance RPP13-like protein 1 isoform X4 — protein MSAVGQLFGGSFLQVALDRFASPELLEFLILWEIDLDEVESLKRTSAMIQALSDEAEVKQFNNGAVKLWLDHLKQLLYDAEDILDEYATELLRLKLESAHQTQQTMKLQSVTKKIVEVQYRRNLFYKSADYVMQRVHFIISG, from the exons atgtcaGCTGTGGGACAGCTTTTCGGAGGGTCCTTCCTTCAAGTGGCCTTGGACAGATTTGCGTCTCCTGAGTTGCTGGAATTCTTAATCCTATGGGAAATCGACTTGGATGAAGTGGAGTCACTGAAGCGGACATCAGCCATGATTCAGGCCCTATCTGATGAAGCTGAAGTGAAGCAATTCAACAATGGTGCTGTCAAACTTTGGCTcgaccacctcaaacaactccTTTATGATGCAGAAGACATACTGGATGAATATGCCACTGAACTTCTACGGCTGAAATTGGAATCTGCTCACCAGACCCAACAG ACCATGAAGCTTCAATCGGTCACCAAAAAAATCGTGGAAGTTCAGTACAGGAGGAATCTGTTCTACAAGTCAGCAGATTATGTCATGCAGAGGGTACACTTCATAATATCTGG ATAG
- the LOC122068862 gene encoding putative disease resistance RPP13-like protein 1 isoform X3 translates to MSAVGQLFGGSFLQVALDRFASPELLEFLILWEIDLDEVESLKRTSAMIQALSDEAEVKQFNNGAVKLWLDHLKQLLYDAEDILDEYATELLRLKLESAHQTQQFSADHEASIGHQKNRGSSVQEESVLQVSRLCHAEGTLHNIWLHQQ, encoded by the exons atgtcaGCTGTGGGACAGCTTTTCGGAGGGTCCTTCCTTCAAGTGGCCTTGGACAGATTTGCGTCTCCTGAGTTGCTGGAATTCTTAATCCTATGGGAAATCGACTTGGATGAAGTGGAGTCACTGAAGCGGACATCAGCCATGATTCAGGCCCTATCTGATGAAGCTGAAGTGAAGCAATTCAACAATGGTGCTGTCAAACTTTGGCTcgaccacctcaaacaactccTTTATGATGCAGAAGACATACTGGATGAATATGCCACTGAACTTCTACGGCTGAAATTGGAATCTGCTCACCAGACCCAACAG TTTTCTGCAGACCATGAAGCTTCAATCGGTCACCAAAAAAATCGTGGAAGTTCAGTACAGGAGGAATCTGTTCTACAAGTCAGCAGATTATGTCATGCAGAGGGTACACTTCATAATATCTGG CTGCATCAACAATGA
- the LOC122068862 gene encoding putative disease resistance RPP13-like protein 1 isoform X2, giving the protein MSAVGQLFGGSFLQVALDRFASPELLEFLILWEIDLDEVESLKRTSAMIQALSDEAEVKQFNNGAVKLWLDHLKQLLYDAEDILDEYATELLRLKLESAHQTQQFSADHEASIGHQKNRGSSVQEESVLQVSRLCHAEGTLHNIWIETT; this is encoded by the exons atgtcaGCTGTGGGACAGCTTTTCGGAGGGTCCTTCCTTCAAGTGGCCTTGGACAGATTTGCGTCTCCTGAGTTGCTGGAATTCTTAATCCTATGGGAAATCGACTTGGATGAAGTGGAGTCACTGAAGCGGACATCAGCCATGATTCAGGCCCTATCTGATGAAGCTGAAGTGAAGCAATTCAACAATGGTGCTGTCAAACTTTGGCTcgaccacctcaaacaactccTTTATGATGCAGAAGACATACTGGATGAATATGCCACTGAACTTCTACGGCTGAAATTGGAATCTGCTCACCAGACCCAACAG TTTTCTGCAGACCATGAAGCTTCAATCGGTCACCAAAAAAATCGTGGAAGTTCAGTACAGGAGGAATCTGTTCTACAAGTCAGCAGATTATGTCATGCAGAGGGTACACTTCATAATATCTGG ATAGAAACTACTTGA
- the LOC122068861 gene encoding putative disease resistance protein RGA3 encodes MQEIKRFGSKVKDINQRLKSVAQEGVVLGLNSSMGFGSSRPRIFSQRPPTSSLVNRSKVFGREEDMWKMVEWLLSDITPTSPSGKVNNFSVLPIVSMGGVGKTTLAQLVYNDEQVERHFGLKAWVCVSEDFDVVRLTKEILESATGSSPPSNSLDLLQVKLKETLSKKRFLLVLDDMWNESYERWDALSTPFAFGKPGSKILVTTRNKGVSSIVRTVPNDYYLKGLSDDSCLALVKRHTFMDENSSDANRKLEVFGQEIVKKCKGLPLAAKTLAGLLRDKRENMEWKDILENEIWDSKERAEILPSLMLSYHHLPPLLKRCFAYCALFPKDYIFSKIELVTFWMAEGIVQPKGRKRLEDIGAGYFDELFMRSFFELSNHRHALATCPLFFDLSKEIHSKTLFESSSNTGSGFEMHDLIHDLAQFVSGGIYCRREYDKPSQVLITTRHLSYVTSNRNVKVTQSEAMNSLRTILTLNDSVGDPGYVLPTMQFPFQFQFLRVLRFRNCCNHELPDSIGKLKHLRLLDLSFSDIVWLPDSIGSLYNLQTLDLGGCWNLRELPEDMGNLVNLRHLLLPVHWGFHKIPLGVGNLTSLQTLSTFIVGSKKKSSQLCGTLDTSNLESVCNDGTEATVAKLHLLGLRLHKLTSLRILRISNCKNLESLSKELHNLTSLRRLVLENCPALVSFQKTWFPTTLQELKILDFKNLQSLPKELHFLTSLQEFTIESCPSLVSFQETRLPTALEELGIIDCKNLESLPMGLLYSLTSLQRLEIKECRTLKSIPDMGLSTTLREVSILNCGKLDSLPIGLQKLTNLKRLKIVECSFLMECKNLEPLHTSGLHNLISVSHLTIGGCHALVSIPKGLLPTNLKDFCIKDCPILESLYDGLSDLTSLKRLEIQNCQMLTQRYLKKEGEEWCKISLIREVLIDGVWQ; translated from the coding sequence ATGCAGGAAATTAAAAGGTTTGGATCAAAAGTAAAGGATATAAACCAGAGGTTAAAAAGTGTAGCACAAGAAGGTGTTGTTCTTGGTTTGAATTCGAGCATGGGATTTGGGTCCTCAAGGCCCAGGATATTCAGTCAAAGGCCACCTACGAGTTCTTTGGTGAATAGATCTAAAGTTTTTGGTAGAGAGGAAGATATGTGGAAGATGGTTGAATGGTTGCTATCGGACATAACGCCAACAAGTCCTAGTGGAAAAGTTAATAATTTCTCGGTGCTACCCATTGTCAGCATGGGTGGAGTTGGAAAGACGACCCTTGCGCAACTTGTTTATAATGATGAACAAGTTGAGAGGCATTTTGGTCTGAAAGCTTGGGTGTGTGTATCGGAAGACTTTGATGTAGTGAGGTTAACAAAAGAAATTCTCGAGTCAGCCACTGGGTCATCCCCTCCTTCTAATTCACTAGACCTATTACAGGTGAAACTAAAAGAAACATTGAGCAAGAAAAGATTCTTATTGGTTCTGGATGACATGTGGAACGAGAGCTACGAGAGATGGGATGCCTTAAGCACCCCTTTTGCATTCGGCAAACCAGGAAGCAAGATATTGGTTACAACACGGAACAAAGGCGTTTCATCAATTGTGCGCACTGTTCCGAATGATTATTATCTAAAAGGTTTATCAGACGACTCTTGTTTGGCGCTCGTTAAGAGGCACACTTTCATGGATGAAAATTCGTCTGATGCCAATCGAAAGTTGGAAGTTTTTGGACAAGAAATTGTGAAGAAATGTAAAGGTTTACCTTTGGCTGCAAAGACACTTGCTGGCCTCTTGCGAGATAAAAGGGAAAACATGGAGTGGAAAGATATTTTGGAGAATGAAATATGGGATTCAAAAGAAAGAGCTGAGATCCTTCCGTCACTCATGTTGAGCTACCATCATCTTCCGCCACTTCTGAAGAGATGTTTCGCATATTGTGCTTTGTTTCCTAAAGACTATATATTTAGCAAGATTGAATTAGTCACCTTCTGGATGGCAGAAGGTATTGTTCAACCAAAAGGAAGAAAACGGCTGGAAGATATAGGGGCTGGTTATTTTGATGAATTATTTATGAGGTCCTTCTTTGAGTTATCTAATCATCGTCATGCTTTGGCTACTTGTCCTTTGTTTTTTGACTTATCAAAGGAAATTCACAGCAAGACATTGTTTGAGTCATCTAGTAACACAGGATCAGGATTTGAGATGCATGATCTGATCCATGATTTAGCACAGTTTGTTTCAGGTGGGATATATTGTAGGAGAGAGTATGATAAGCCATCCCAAGTTCTTATAACGACCCGTCACTTGTCCTATGTTACAAGCAATCGTAATGTTAAGGTGACACAATCTGAGGCTATGAATAGCTTACGCACTATTCTAACTCTAAATGATAGTGTAGGCGATCCTGGATATGTTTTGCCCACTATGCAATTCcccttccaattccaattcctgCGTGTGCTACGTTTCAGAAATTGTTGCAATCATGAGTTGCCGGATTCAATTGGCAAGTTGAAACATCTCAGGCTTCTTGATCTCTCATTTTCTGATATTGTGTGGTTACCCGACTCAATTGGAAGTCTTTACAATCTACAGACTTTGGACCTAGGTGGTTGTTGGAACCTTAGAGAGTTGCCTGAAGATATGGGTAACCTCGTAAACCTTCGACATCTTCTTCTCCCCGTACACTGGGGTTTCCATAAAATTCCGTTAGGAGTGGGTAACTTAACTAGTCTTCAAACATTGTCCACATTCATTGTTGGgtcaaagaaaaaaagttcCCAACTCTGTGGGACTCTAGACACTTCAAATTTGGAAAGTGTATGCAATGATGGGACAGAAGCCACGGTGGCCAAGCTGCACCTTCTTGGCCTACGGCTGCACAAGCTCACATCTCTCCGAATTCTTCGAATATCAAATTGTAAGAATCTAGAGTCACTATCCAAGGAGCTACACAATCTAACGTCTCTCCGAAGATTAGTCCTTGAAAATTGCCCTGCTCTTGTGTCCTTccaaaaaacatggtttccaacTACACTTCAAGAATTGAAGATCTTGGATTTCAAGAATCTACAGTCACTCCCCAAGGAGCTACACTTTCTAACGTCTCTCCAAGAATTTACAATTGAAAGTTGTCCTTCTCTTGTGTCATTCCAGGAAACAAGATTACCCACTGCACTTGAAGAATTGGGGATCATAGATTGCAAGAATCTAGAGTCCCTGCCTATGGGACTACTGTACAGCCTCACATCCCTTCAAAGATTAGAAATCAAAGAGTGCCGTACTCTGAAATCCATTCCAGACATGGGCTTATCCACCACGCTTCGGGAGGTATCAATTCTAAATTGTGGGAAGCTGGATTCCTTGCCCATAGGGCTGCAAAAACTCACAAATCTTAAACGGTTGAAAATTGTGGAGTGCTCTTTTCTTATGGAGTGCAAGAATCTTGAACCCCTACATACCTCAGGTCTTCATAATCTCATCTCTGTTTCACATCTCACCATTGGTGGATGTCATGCTCTTGTGTCCATTCCAAAGGGCCTGCTTCCCACCAACCTCAAGGATTTTTGCATCAAGGACTGCCCAATTCTTGAATCCCTATATGACGGACTATCTGACCTAACCTCTCTTAAACGTTTGGAGATCCAGAATTGTCAAATGCTAACACAACGGTACctaaagaaggaaggagaagagtggTGCAAGATTTCCCTAATTCGTGAGGTATTAATAGATGGTGTGTGGCAATAA